In Saccharomonospora marina XMU15, one genomic interval encodes:
- a CDS encoding GNAT family N-acetyltransferase — translation MDIEAIVTEHTKRLSAADSLLPVPRPWDDSDGTRLTVAEATALATRSRVELASSAALWRPLAEYRLDVRLAGHSPGQALDSLLAAWQRLLEEDTAASDPDTAAVVTRPSRDSAGSAELLRHRFAPARVLAVRPADRLGGGPPAVPGVRIRAAEPADLDTALRLQLELRRYDAQFGLVPRRPGEEEALRAQTRDLLARDATQPALWIAEVYGKPLGLLHIQLPPDSDWISGHVAAERVGYLASLNVAEEARSTGVGSALTAHAHQVFDESGVEVVLLHHALANPRSTPFWYSHGYRPLWTSWYRLPAR, via the coding sequence ATGGACATCGAAGCCATAGTCACCGAGCACACGAAGCGGCTCAGCGCGGCCGACTCGCTGCTTCCTGTGCCGAGGCCATGGGACGACTCCGACGGGACGCGGTTGACCGTGGCCGAGGCGACCGCGCTGGCGACCCGCTCCCGCGTCGAACTCGCCTCCAGCGCGGCGCTGTGGCGGCCGCTGGCCGAGTACCGGCTGGACGTGCGCCTTGCGGGCCACTCCCCCGGGCAGGCGCTGGACTCACTGCTGGCCGCCTGGCAACGACTGCTCGAGGAGGACACGGCCGCCAGTGACCCAGATACAGCCGCGGTCGTCACCCGGCCGAGCAGGGACAGCGCGGGGTCGGCCGAACTGCTGCGGCACCGCTTCGCGCCCGCACGGGTGCTGGCGGTGCGGCCGGCCGACCGGCTCGGTGGCGGGCCGCCCGCCGTACCCGGCGTGCGTATCCGCGCGGCCGAACCTGCCGACCTGGACACCGCGCTACGCCTGCAACTCGAGCTGCGTCGCTACGACGCCCAGTTCGGCCTCGTGCCACGGCGACCGGGCGAGGAGGAGGCGCTGCGCGCGCAAACCCGCGACCTGCTCGCCCGCGACGCCACCCAACCGGCACTGTGGATCGCGGAGGTGTACGGCAAGCCGCTCGGCCTGTTGCACATCCAGTTGCCGCCCGACTCCGACTGGATCAGCGGACACGTCGCGGCCGAACGGGTGGGGTACCTGGCGTCTCTCAACGTGGCGGAGGAAGCGCGAAGCACGGGGGTGGGTTCGGCGCTCACCGCTCACGCGCACCAGGTGTTCGACGAGTCGGGCGTTGAGGTGGTGCTGCTGCATCACGCGCTGGCCAACCCCCGATCCACACCGTTTTGGTACTCCCACGGCTACCGGCCGCTGTGGACGTCGTGGTACCGGCTGCCCGCTCGGTGA
- the lon gene encoding endopeptidase La codes for MTRTQLLPVVPLDDDVLLPGMIVPLDLAGEQTRAAVEAVNGRSSGAALPGVRSTRPTKAEVFVVPRVEGALAEIGTVATVERLGRLPGGGSAALLRGTHRAYHRAASADEVSASSGPAVSWAKAEPAAEPAADERARELATEFKSIVVSLLQQRGVWQMLDAVQQVDDPSAIADLAGNAPYLDTAQKLELLRTLDVSARLELALESGRAYLAELKVSDTIRKDVEADMEKQQKEFLLRRQLEAIRKELGELNGGGDSGDSDDYRTRVESADLPDHVREAALAEVQKLERTSDQSPESGWIRTWLDTVLDLPWNTRTTDVHDIAGARRVLDADHAGLDDVKERIIEYLAVRQRRAESTVAGRHSGAVLALAGPPGVGKTSLGESIAKAMGREFVRVALGGVRDEAEIRGHRRTYVGALPGRIVRAIRDAGSMNPVVLLDEVDKVGADYRGDPTAALLEVLDPEQNHTFRDHYLEVELDLSDVVFLATANALETVPAPLLDRMELVTLDGYTEREKVTIARDHLLPRESRRAGMSVGDVVLTDGALSRMAGEYTREAGVRELNRAIAKVLRKVATRVALQQARLPVTIDEQDLAGYLGRPRHLPESSLPPGEQRTSMPGVATGLAVTGAGGDVLYVEASLADPESGGTGLTLTGQLGDVMKESAQIALSYLRSRGAELELAVADLKERGVHIHVPAGAVPKDGPSAGVTMTAALASLLTGRLVRADVAMTGEVSLTGRVLPIGGVKQKLLAAHRAGITTVIIPQRNEPDLDDVPGDILEQLEVHPVSSVRQVLSLALEPATAPLTRAA; via the coding sequence ATGACACGGACGCAACTGCTGCCCGTTGTTCCCCTCGATGACGATGTGTTGTTGCCGGGCATGATCGTGCCGCTCGATCTGGCGGGCGAGCAGACGCGTGCCGCCGTGGAAGCCGTCAACGGGAGGAGCTCCGGCGCCGCGCTACCGGGTGTGAGGTCGACCCGGCCGACGAAGGCCGAGGTCTTCGTGGTGCCGCGGGTGGAAGGCGCACTGGCCGAGATCGGGACGGTCGCCACGGTGGAACGCCTCGGCAGGCTTCCCGGCGGTGGGTCGGCGGCACTGCTGCGCGGAACGCACCGGGCCTACCACCGCGCTGCCTCGGCCGATGAGGTATCGGCCTCCTCCGGTCCGGCGGTGAGCTGGGCCAAGGCCGAGCCCGCCGCGGAACCCGCCGCTGACGAGCGGGCTCGCGAGCTGGCCACGGAGTTCAAGTCGATCGTGGTCTCGCTGCTGCAGCAGCGGGGAGTGTGGCAGATGCTGGACGCCGTCCAGCAGGTCGACGACCCCTCGGCCATCGCGGACCTCGCTGGCAACGCCCCCTACCTCGATACCGCCCAGAAACTGGAACTGCTGCGCACCCTCGACGTCTCGGCTCGCCTGGAGCTGGCACTGGAAAGCGGCCGCGCCTACCTGGCCGAGCTGAAGGTCAGCGACACCATCCGCAAGGATGTAGAGGCTGACATGGAGAAGCAGCAGAAGGAGTTCCTGCTCAGGCGGCAGCTGGAGGCCATCCGTAAGGAACTCGGCGAACTCAACGGCGGCGGTGACTCCGGCGACTCCGACGACTACCGCACCAGGGTGGAATCCGCCGACCTGCCCGACCACGTCCGCGAGGCTGCGCTGGCGGAGGTGCAGAAGCTGGAGCGCACCTCCGATCAGTCACCGGAGAGCGGCTGGATCCGCACCTGGCTCGACACGGTGCTCGACCTGCCGTGGAACACGCGAACCACCGACGTGCACGACATCGCGGGCGCTCGCCGGGTGCTCGACGCCGACCACGCCGGACTCGACGACGTGAAGGAACGCATCATCGAGTACCTGGCCGTCCGGCAGCGCCGTGCCGAATCCACCGTCGCAGGTCGGCACTCGGGTGCCGTGCTCGCGCTGGCAGGCCCTCCCGGGGTCGGCAAGACCTCGCTCGGCGAGTCGATCGCCAAGGCGATGGGCCGCGAGTTCGTGCGCGTGGCGCTCGGTGGTGTCCGTGACGAGGCGGAGATCCGCGGGCACCGGCGCACGTACGTAGGCGCACTCCCCGGTCGTATCGTGCGGGCAATCCGGGACGCCGGCTCGATGAACCCGGTGGTGTTGCTGGACGAGGTGGACAAGGTGGGAGCCGACTACCGAGGTGACCCCACGGCAGCGCTGCTCGAGGTGCTGGACCCCGAGCAGAACCACACCTTCCGGGACCACTACCTGGAGGTCGAACTCGACCTGTCCGATGTGGTGTTCCTCGCGACGGCCAACGCGCTGGAGACCGTGCCAGCGCCGCTGCTCGATCGCATGGAGTTGGTGACGCTGGACGGCTACACCGAACGCGAGAAGGTGACGATCGCCAGGGACCACCTGCTGCCGAGGGAGTCGCGGCGCGCGGGCATGAGTGTTGGCGATGTCGTGCTCACCGACGGGGCGCTGAGCCGCATGGCGGGCGAGTACACCCGGGAGGCGGGCGTGCGGGAGCTGAACCGCGCTATCGCGAAGGTGCTGCGCAAGGTGGCCACGCGGGTGGCACTTCAGCAGGCCCGACTGCCGGTGACCATCGACGAGCAGGACCTGGCCGGCTACCTCGGCAGGCCGAGGCACCTGCCGGAGTCGTCGCTGCCACCTGGCGAGCAACGCACCTCCATGCCCGGAGTGGCCACCGGGCTTGCCGTCACCGGAGCGGGCGGCGACGTGCTCTACGTGGAAGCCTCGCTGGCGGACCCGGAGTCCGGCGGCACGGGGCTGACGCTGACGGGACAACTCGGCGACGTGATGAAGGAGTCGGCACAGATCGCGCTGTCCTACCTGCGTTCGCGTGGCGCCGAACTCGAGCTCGCGGTGGCCGATCTCAAGGAGCGTGGTGTGCACATCCACGTCCCCGCGGGTGCCGTGCCGAAGGACGGACCGTCGGCGGGCGTCACCATGACGGCAGCGCTGGCCTCGCTGCTGACCGGCAGGCTCGTACGGGCCGACGTCGCGATGACCGGCGAGGTGTCGTTGACCGGCAGGGTGCTTCCGATCGGCGGAGTCAAGCAGAAGCTGCTCGCGGCGCATCGGGCCGGGATCACCACGGTGATCATCCCGCAGCGCAACGAGCCCGACCTCGACGACGTGCCCGGCGACATCCTCGAGCAACTCGAGGTGCACCCGGTGAGCAGCGTTCGGCAAGTGCTCTCGCTGGCGCTCGAACCCGCGACGGCACCGTTGACGCGGGCGGCCTGA